One segment of Pseudodesulfovibrio sp. 5S69 DNA contains the following:
- a CDS encoding iron-containing alcohol dehydrogenase — MDIFKFAIPEVIFGRGSLQYASICAKRLGASKIFVVSDPGVEEAGWVDALFDILRQENLDFVYFNDVVANPRDFQVHNGAELYRREEADVVMALGGGSPMDAAKGIALIVSNGGAIADYEGANLVRSPLPPMVFIPTTMGSESNISQFTVITDMERRVKMTVISRTLVPNISITDPVLLETLTREQIIPPLFDSLAHAVESYVSPIANTFTESLSLKGLDLLMKHIRPALEQRGLDDLEQLAIAGTSSGMAFTNASVGLGHALAHALGGMHDVIHGVAHSLLLPSVMRYNLPVCEAKMAKMGEIITGKRLKTDEATALAGIEALEKLREEIGIPCRLREILPERSMLPQASHNAVKDICLLTNPRPADWKDILNIYYEMW; from the coding sequence GTGGACATATTCAAGTTCGCCATACCGGAAGTGATTTTCGGCAGGGGTAGCCTCCAGTACGCCAGCATCTGCGCCAAACGGCTGGGCGCCTCCAAGATATTCGTGGTCTCGGACCCCGGCGTGGAGGAGGCCGGATGGGTGGACGCCCTGTTCGACATCCTGCGCCAGGAAAACCTCGATTTCGTCTATTTCAACGACGTGGTCGCCAACCCGCGCGATTTCCAGGTCCACAACGGAGCGGAGCTCTACCGTCGGGAAGAGGCCGACGTGGTCATGGCCCTGGGCGGCGGCAGTCCCATGGATGCGGCCAAGGGCATCGCCCTGATCGTCAGCAACGGCGGCGCCATCGCCGACTACGAGGGGGCGAACCTGGTGCGCAGCCCCCTGCCGCCCATGGTCTTCATCCCCACCACCATGGGCAGCGAGTCGAACATCTCCCAGTTCACGGTGATCACGGACATGGAACGGCGGGTCAAGATGACCGTCATCAGCCGGACCCTGGTGCCGAACATCTCCATCACCGACCCGGTCCTGCTCGAGACCCTGACCCGCGAGCAGATCATTCCGCCGCTGTTCGACTCCCTGGCCCACGCCGTGGAGTCCTACGTCTCGCCCATCGCCAACACCTTCACCGAGTCGTTGAGCCTCAAGGGGCTGGACCTGCTCATGAAGCACATCCGCCCGGCCCTGGAGCAGCGAGGGCTGGACGACCTCGAACAGTTGGCCATTGCCGGGACCTCGTCCGGCATGGCCTTCACCAACGCCAGCGTGGGGCTCGGCCATGCCCTGGCCCACGCCCTGGGCGGCATGCACGACGTGATCCACGGCGTGGCCCACTCCCTGCTCCTGCCCAGCGTCATGCGCTACAACCTCCCGGTCTGCGAGGCCAAGATGGCCAAGATGGGCGAGATCATCACCGGCAAGCGGCTGAAGACGGACGAGGCCACGGCCCTGGCGGGCATCGAGGCCCTGGAGAAGCTGCGCGAGGAGATCGGCATCCCCTGCCGCCTGCGGGAGATCCTGCCGGAGCGGTCCATGCTGCCCCAGGCGAGCCACAACGCGGTCAAGGACATCTGCCTGCTGACCAACCCCCGGCCGGCGGACTGGAAGGATATCCTGAACATCTACTACGAGATGTGGTGA
- a CDS encoding sulfite exporter TauE/SafE family protein, producing MFHMYLPIAGNSVNVFLVFALGGFVGLLSGIFGVGGGFLMTPLLIMFGIPPTVAAASDSNQIVGASTSGCLAHYRLGNVDFKMGFLLLIGGVLGGFGGVQVIKVLRAMGNADFLINITYVLMLGGVGSYMFIESVQSLRKKAPEADAPAKPVKKSRYAAMMEALPFQTDFVKSGVRLSMLMPLVLGVLVGVLAAIMGVGGGFIMVPIMVYLLRMPMHVVVGTSLFQILFTCINVTILQSYTNHTVDFVLAVLLLLGSTLGAQFGTRISRKLKGEQLKILLATLVLAVMVKMLLNLLVTPDVLLAIAGGH from the coding sequence ATGTTTCATATGTATCTTCCCATCGCCGGGAACAGCGTCAACGTGTTCCTGGTATTCGCCCTGGGAGGGTTCGTCGGCCTGCTTTCCGGCATCTTCGGTGTCGGCGGCGGGTTCCTGATGACGCCGCTTCTGATCATGTTCGGCATTCCACCGACCGTGGCCGCGGCCTCCGATTCCAACCAGATCGTGGGCGCGTCCACCTCGGGCTGCCTGGCCCACTACCGGCTGGGCAACGTGGACTTCAAGATGGGTTTCCTGCTGCTCATCGGCGGCGTGCTCGGCGGCTTCGGCGGCGTCCAGGTGATCAAGGTCCTGCGGGCCATGGGCAACGCGGACTTCCTGATCAACATCACCTACGTGCTCATGCTCGGCGGCGTGGGCTCCTACATGTTCATCGAGTCGGTCCAGAGCCTGCGCAAGAAGGCCCCCGAGGCCGACGCCCCGGCCAAGCCGGTCAAGAAATCGCGCTATGCGGCCATGATGGAAGCGCTTCCCTTTCAGACCGACTTCGTCAAGTCCGGGGTGCGCCTGTCCATGCTCATGCCCCTGGTGCTCGGCGTCCTGGTGGGCGTGCTCGCGGCCATCATGGGCGTGGGTGGCGGCTTCATCATGGTTCCGATCATGGTCTACCTGCTGCGCATGCCCATGCACGTGGTCGTCGGCACCAGCCTGTTCCAGATCCTGTTCACCTGCATCAACGTGACCATCCTGCAGTCCTACACCAACCACACCGTGGACTTCGTCCTGGCGGTCCTGCTCCTGCTCGGCTCCACCCTGGGCGCGCAGTTCGGCACCCGCATCAGCCGCAAGCTCAAGGGCGAACAGCTCAAGATCCTGCTGGCCACCCTGGTCCTGGCCGTCATGGTCAAGATGCTGCTCAACCTGCTGGTCACACCCGACGTGCTGCTGGCCATCGCCGGAGGTCACTAG
- a CDS encoding universal stress protein, whose product MKNVLIVVDKSESSLWLAYYAMGLTRRMAVNVSILLVVDEEFEGGAGDDEEWIGSPEKRLESILAEGRSEGTRLDYYVVRGRMEEEIPRFIRENAVTKLFIGAPPSGRQSLYSKLMKVIDAVNTTTRCEVEVVQKVSAHGKRK is encoded by the coding sequence ATGAAGAATGTATTGATCGTAGTGGACAAATCGGAATCGAGCCTGTGGCTGGCGTACTACGCCATGGGGCTGACCCGGCGCATGGCCGTCAACGTCTCCATCCTCCTGGTGGTGGACGAGGAATTCGAAGGCGGGGCCGGGGACGACGAGGAGTGGATAGGCTCACCCGAGAAACGCCTGGAATCGATCCTTGCCGAGGGGAGATCCGAGGGCACCCGCCTCGATTACTACGTGGTCCGCGGCCGGATGGAAGAGGAAATCCCGAGGTTCATCCGCGAAAACGCCGTGACCAAGCTCTTCATCGGCGCCCCTCCGTCGGGCCGCCAGTCGCTCTACTCGAAACTGATGAAGGTGATCGATGCGGTGAACACCACCACCCGCTGCGAGGTGGAGGTGGTGCAGAAGGTGTCCGCGCACGGCAAGCGCAAGTGA
- a CDS encoding TIGR02186 family protein — translation MKKIAYICAALLAALFLSCPAFAAAPVSMTIRPNLVTIGTGFNGTQVTVTGEVPQGTSAVIRLLGEPRNKTFKKKGKALGLLWMNLGAVEIRGVPDVFLVGTDGSSRVDWEHSDLAFRSVKGDTEDWIYDEFIKLMEEDDFYRVENGVIQYTGEEGDMRTFRAELAIPSAMHQGVYRVEVLAVKDGKIVDMAAEELHTKLTGLPAFLSKLAFDHSLLYGVAAVIIAILAGLLMSLIFKERGGAH, via the coding sequence ATGAAGAAGATCGCATACATCTGCGCGGCCCTGCTGGCCGCCCTGTTCCTGTCCTGCCCGGCTTTTGCCGCCGCCCCGGTGAGCATGACCATCCGGCCCAACCTGGTGACCATCGGCACCGGATTCAACGGGACCCAGGTGACCGTCACCGGCGAGGTGCCCCAGGGCACGTCCGCGGTCATCCGCCTGCTCGGCGAGCCGCGCAACAAGACCTTCAAGAAGAAGGGCAAGGCCTTGGGCCTGCTGTGGATGAACCTCGGCGCCGTGGAGATCCGGGGCGTACCCGACGTCTTCCTGGTGGGCACCGACGGCTCCTCCCGCGTGGACTGGGAGCACTCGGACCTTGCCTTCCGTTCGGTCAAGGGCGATACGGAAGACTGGATCTATGACGAGTTCATCAAGCTCATGGAAGAGGACGACTTCTACCGGGTGGAGAACGGCGTTATCCAGTACACCGGCGAAGAGGGCGACATGCGCACCTTCCGGGCCGAGCTGGCCATCCCCTCGGCCATGCACCAGGGCGTGTACCGGGTCGAGGTCCTGGCCGTGAAGGACGGCAAGATCGTGGACATGGCCGCCGAGGAGCTGCACACCAAGCTGACCGGCCTGCCCGCCTTCCTGTCCAAGCTGGCCTTCGACCACTCGCTGCTCTACGGAGTGGCCGCCGTGATCATCGCCATCCTGGCCGGGTTGCTCATGAGCCTGATCTTCAAGGAACGGGGAGGCGCCCACTAG
- a CDS encoding 4Fe-4S dicluster domain-containing protein, with product MSTIKATDHTPVEETATDRVAVGEETSPSKGKGISRRKMLGFLGIQVVAGTLATAAIAAPKNFKPEHYNRGITPDQLPATRAWLVTDPTTCVGCRTCEIVCSLGHDDVCRPALARIHTVYDPQHRLVKLAVMPEVCRQCNMADCYLACEYDALTLDPKTGARIIDPAKCEGCGECFAACPYDMIVENEEKGIFSKCDLCGGDPLCVKFCPADALKFIELG from the coding sequence GTGAGTACCATCAAGGCAACGGACCATACGCCGGTTGAAGAGACGGCCACCGATCGCGTGGCGGTCGGGGAAGAAACGTCACCGTCCAAGGGCAAAGGGATATCGCGGCGCAAGATGCTCGGGTTCCTGGGCATCCAGGTCGTGGCCGGGACACTGGCCACTGCTGCCATCGCCGCCCCGAAAAATTTCAAGCCCGAGCACTACAACCGGGGGATCACGCCGGACCAGTTGCCCGCCACCCGGGCCTGGCTGGTCACCGACCCGACCACCTGCGTGGGCTGCCGGACCTGCGAGATCGTCTGCTCGCTCGGCCACGACGACGTCTGCCGGCCCGCCCTGGCCCGGATACACACCGTCTACGATCCCCAGCACCGGCTGGTCAAGCTGGCGGTCATGCCCGAGGTCTGCCGCCAGTGCAACATGGCCGACTGCTACCTGGCCTGCGAATACGACGCCCTGACCCTCGACCCCAAGACCGGGGCGAGAATCATCGACCCGGCCAAGTGCGAGGGGTGCGGCGAATGCTTCGCGGCCTGCCCCTACGACATGATCGTGGAGAACGAGGAGAAGGGCATCTTCTCCAAGTGCGACCTCTGCGGCGGCGACCCCCTGTGCGTCAAGTTCTGCCCGGCGGACGCGCTCAAGTTCATCGAACTCGGATAA
- a CDS encoding sigma-54-dependent transcriptional regulator, with translation MTRFRAAVIDDEAQAAKMVGRALAKLGFEVETFGLGHNFLARMAEQPFQLAFIDLKLPDMDGIEILEAVKTGFENVEAVIITGHGSIASAVEATAKGAANYIVKPFRLQEIRTVAREALEKLELREENRRLKEALDDVPPLKDFLGASQVMLDVFAMIRKVAPVNCTVLLQADTGTGKERAAKAIHDLSPRKNRTFVSFNCGGFTEELISSELFGHEKGAFTGATATKIGLLESANGGTVFLDEIGEMPLNMQVKLLHVIQDRRILRVGGTQPIDLDIRIIAATNRDLQEAMAAGQFREDLFYRLNVVRIYLPTLAERREDIPLLAEHFLETFNARFGKEVASISPQAMEVLTQYNYPGNVRELENIIQRAVALADGAVIGLRELPPDLLNLTFSNLGTPGLLPLEEVEKRHIRHVLEATGNNKGLASSILGIPRTTLWRRLKKFGLDTDEE, from the coding sequence GTGACGCGGTTCCGCGCGGCGGTCATCGACGACGAGGCCCAGGCGGCCAAGATGGTCGGCAGGGCGCTGGCCAAGCTCGGTTTCGAGGTGGAGACCTTCGGGCTGGGGCACAATTTCCTGGCGCGCATGGCCGAGCAGCCCTTCCAGCTCGCCTTCATCGACCTCAAGCTGCCGGACATGGACGGCATCGAGATCCTTGAGGCGGTCAAGACCGGGTTCGAGAACGTGGAGGCCGTGATCATCACCGGGCACGGGTCCATCGCCTCGGCCGTGGAGGCCACGGCCAAGGGCGCGGCCAACTACATCGTCAAGCCGTTTCGGCTCCAGGAGATCCGCACCGTGGCCCGCGAGGCCCTGGAGAAGCTCGAACTGCGCGAGGAGAACCGGCGGCTCAAGGAGGCCCTGGACGACGTCCCGCCGCTCAAGGACTTCCTCGGGGCCAGCCAGGTCATGCTCGACGTCTTCGCCATGATCCGCAAGGTCGCGCCGGTCAACTGCACGGTCCTGCTCCAGGCCGACACCGGCACGGGCAAGGAGCGGGCGGCCAAGGCCATCCACGATCTCTCGCCGCGCAAGAACCGGACTTTCGTCTCCTTCAACTGCGGCGGGTTCACCGAGGAGCTCATTTCGAGCGAGCTGTTCGGCCACGAGAAGGGCGCCTTCACCGGGGCCACGGCCACCAAGATCGGGCTGCTCGAATCGGCCAACGGCGGCACGGTCTTCCTGGACGAGATCGGCGAGATGCCTCTGAACATGCAGGTCAAGCTGCTTCACGTCATCCAGGACCGGCGCATCCTGCGGGTGGGCGGCACCCAGCCCATCGATCTGGACATCCGGATCATCGCGGCCACCAATCGGGACCTCCAGGAGGCCATGGCCGCCGGGCAGTTCCGCGAGGACCTCTTCTACCGCCTCAACGTGGTCCGCATCTACCTGCCCACCCTGGCCGAACGGCGCGAGGACATCCCGCTGCTGGCCGAGCATTTCCTGGAGACCTTCAACGCCCGGTTCGGCAAGGAGGTGGCCTCCATCTCGCCCCAGGCCATGGAGGTCCTGACCCAGTACAACTATCCGGGCAACGTCCGCGAGCTGGAGAACATCATCCAGCGCGCCGTGGCCCTGGCCGACGGCGCGGTCATCGGCCTGCGCGAGCTGCCGCCGGACCTGCTCAACCTGACCTTCAGCAACCTCGGCACACCGGGCCTGCTTCCCCTGGAAGAGGTCGAAAAGCGCCACATCCGGCACGTGCTCGAGGCCACGGGAAACAACAAGGGACTGGCCAGCTCCATCCTGGGCATCCCCCGGACCACCCTCTGGCGGCGGCTCAAGAAGTTCGGCCTGGACACGGACGAGGAGTAG
- a CDS encoding two-component system sensor histidine kinase NtrB, producing MTRENGNGDPVGSASLNDIIGIESIKLGFFKEVQETINELKASNIELERKRRDVQDILNGIPDVVAVVSPDYRVLSVNSAFSETYGDRDPIGLPCYRVFKGGKRPCSPCPLVMTREEGRKVCRQLQIMNVDGENRQIECSAALMPGTGETPGKVLLLHRDVTVEKQYQAKYFQAERMATVGVLAEGVAHEINNPLTSISGFAEALSGHLGRLGTCLKDDESCGDLLETFEEYLDIVLQECNRCSEIVQNLLSFGHRDVRAMAIVNINNIILNCLKLLHPRLSALPSGIIQLSLSEEEPCVMGHPGELMQVALNLILNALYEVKDIGTIDISTRVAGSMVLLRVSDTGGGIAPENIDKLFEPFFTTKPAGQGIGIGLSTCYNIIMKHGGEITASSEPGEGAVFEVILPLLEE from the coding sequence ATGACCAGAGAGAACGGCAACGGCGACCCCGTCGGCAGCGCGAGCCTCAACGACATCATCGGCATCGAGTCCATCAAGCTCGGGTTCTTCAAAGAGGTCCAGGAGACCATCAACGAGCTCAAGGCCTCGAACATCGAGCTCGAACGCAAGCGGCGCGATGTCCAGGACATCCTCAACGGGATTCCCGACGTGGTGGCCGTGGTCTCGCCGGACTACCGCGTGCTCTCGGTCAACAGCGCCTTTTCCGAGACCTACGGCGACCGCGACCCCATCGGCCTGCCCTGCTACAGGGTCTTCAAGGGCGGCAAGAGGCCGTGCTCGCCCTGCCCCCTGGTCATGACCCGCGAGGAAGGCCGCAAGGTCTGCCGCCAGTTGCAGATCATGAACGTGGACGGCGAGAACCGGCAGATCGAGTGCTCGGCCGCGCTCATGCCGGGCACCGGCGAGACGCCGGGCAAGGTCCTGCTCCTGCACCGCGACGTGACCGTGGAAAAGCAGTACCAGGCCAAGTATTTCCAGGCCGAGCGCATGGCCACGGTGGGCGTGCTGGCCGAGGGCGTGGCCCACGAGATCAACAACCCGCTGACCTCCATCTCCGGGTTCGCCGAGGCCCTGTCCGGGCACCTGGGCCGCCTGGGGACCTGCCTCAAGGACGACGAGTCCTGCGGGGACCTGCTCGAAACCTTCGAGGAGTACCTCGACATCGTGCTCCAGGAGTGCAACCGCTGCTCGGAGATCGTCCAGAACCTGCTCAGCTTCGGCCACCGCGACGTGCGCGCCATGGCCATCGTCAACATCAACAACATCATCCTCAACTGTCTGAAGCTGCTCCACCCCCGGCTGTCAGCCCTGCCGTCCGGGATCATCCAGCTCTCCCTGTCCGAAGAGGAGCCCTGCGTCATGGGCCACCCCGGCGAGTTGATGCAGGTGGCCCTGAACCTGATCCTCAACGCCCTGTACGAGGTCAAGGACATCGGGACCATCGACATTTCCACCCGCGTGGCCGGGAGCATGGTCCTGCTGCGCGTCTCGGACACGGGCGGGGGCATCGCCCCGGAGAACATCGACAAGCTCTTCGAACCGTTTTTCACTACCAAACCCGCGGGCCAGGGCATCGGCATCGGCCTGTCCACCTGCTACAACATCATCATGAAGCACGGCGGCGAGATCACCGCGTCGAGCGAGCCCGGCGAGGGCGCGGTCTTCGAGGTGATTCTGCCTCTGCTCGAGGAGTAG
- a CDS encoding aldehyde ferredoxin oxidoreductase N-terminal domain-containing protein: MYGWAGKILRVNLDDGSITTEDTSKYLEYTGGIGFGYKVIFDEAPKAGPFDPDNRIIFAVGPLTGSLAPSTGRSEVISISPHVYATGAKRPLVSRSGFGGYWGAELKFAGYDAVIVQGKAKKPVFINVVNDEVSIEDASDLWGKDTFETQDLIKARTGDEKTQIAVIGPSGERLVRISPIMHRIGNAAGQGGFGAVMGSKNLKAIAIRGTKGVQVADKKNLIKYVKSVREFQPGPLGSTPLSSGPLSWTEKHIDPKDINKQALRFDQTESCAPWLNKYHIKSQSCYSCPQGCYSYMNVDGMGGGAVSCTQWFYSWMGNRDKATFLANQLANKLGVDTFEMFPMIQFVWHLQDEKVDGKSLLRLLNEKKLVSDKITTGLEEGHYPPEGDLSTVGLETLMNMIAYRQGWLGDALAEGFRRAVDIVADKFTALGMKQAADKTLHFVNMEGVMGGVVGGNGGWGMSAHYDPRTFGYYWAVNFAVENRDPNRHSMTNLVEWTGLTFEQAMPVAVRHWGEEIAENGLNDLHRKRDVPLTWNGEKSAYANAYLGQFIHYRGCIKDSITVCDWVFPIMTSGRKDRDYTGDISVEYKLFELVTGHRMTQKTLDDRAARIWVLHRLLTAMEWGDGRKVNLREEHDQLPDHFFAPVESRLLPSYPPADPPHPPLVRENFEAVKDEYYKLMEWDGKTGMPTRRLMKRLGMDKELARFEEEAFALPA; encoded by the coding sequence ATGTACGGATGGGCTGGAAAGATATTGCGAGTCAACCTGGACGACGGTTCCATCACCACGGAAGACACGTCCAAATACCTGGAATACACCGGCGGCATCGGCTTCGGCTACAAGGTCATCTTCGACGAGGCGCCCAAGGCCGGTCCTTTTGACCCGGACAACCGGATCATCTTCGCCGTGGGGCCCCTGACGGGCTCCCTGGCCCCCTCCACCGGGCGGTCCGAGGTCATCTCCATCTCGCCCCACGTCTACGCCACGGGCGCCAAGCGCCCGTTGGTCAGCCGCAGCGGTTTCGGCGGCTACTGGGGCGCGGAGTTGAAGTTCGCGGGGTACGACGCGGTGATCGTCCAGGGCAAGGCCAAGAAGCCCGTGTTCATCAACGTGGTCAACGACGAGGTCTCCATAGAGGACGCCTCGGACCTGTGGGGCAAGGACACCTTCGAGACCCAGGACCTGATCAAGGCCCGGACCGGCGACGAAAAGACCCAGATCGCGGTCATCGGCCCCTCGGGCGAGCGCCTGGTGCGCATCTCCCCGATCATGCACCGCATCGGCAACGCGGCGGGCCAGGGCGGCTTCGGCGCGGTGATGGGGTCCAAAAACCTCAAGGCCATCGCCATCCGGGGCACCAAGGGCGTGCAGGTGGCCGACAAGAAGAACCTGATCAAGTACGTCAAGAGCGTGCGCGAGTTCCAGCCCGGCCCGCTGGGCTCGACCCCGCTGTCCTCCGGCCCCCTGAGCTGGACCGAGAAGCACATCGACCCCAAGGACATCAACAAGCAGGCCCTGCGCTTCGACCAGACCGAGAGCTGCGCGCCGTGGCTGAACAAGTACCACATCAAGTCCCAGTCCTGTTACTCCTGTCCCCAGGGCTGCTACTCCTACATGAACGTGGACGGCATGGGCGGCGGCGCGGTCAGTTGCACCCAGTGGTTCTATTCCTGGATGGGCAACCGCGACAAAGCCACCTTCCTGGCCAACCAGTTGGCCAACAAGCTGGGCGTGGACACCTTCGAGATGTTCCCCATGATCCAGTTCGTCTGGCACCTCCAGGACGAGAAGGTGGACGGCAAGAGCCTGTTGCGCCTCCTCAACGAGAAGAAGCTGGTCAGCGACAAGATCACCACGGGGCTGGAAGAGGGCCACTACCCGCCCGAGGGCGACCTGAGCACCGTGGGCCTGGAGACCCTGATGAACATGATCGCCTACCGCCAGGGCTGGCTGGGCGACGCCCTGGCCGAGGGGTTCCGCAGGGCCGTGGACATCGTGGCCGACAAGTTCACCGCTCTGGGCATGAAGCAGGCCGCCGACAAGACCCTGCACTTCGTGAACATGGAAGGCGTCATGGGCGGCGTGGTGGGCGGCAACGGCGGCTGGGGCATGTCGGCCCACTACGACCCGCGCACCTTCGGCTACTACTGGGCGGTCAACTTCGCGGTGGAAAACCGCGACCCCAACCGCCACTCCATGACCAACCTGGTGGAGTGGACCGGCCTGACCTTCGAGCAGGCCATGCCCGTGGCCGTGCGCCACTGGGGCGAGGAGATCGCGGAGAACGGGCTCAACGACCTGCACCGCAAGCGCGACGTGCCCCTGACCTGGAACGGCGAGAAGTCGGCCTATGCCAACGCCTACCTGGGCCAGTTCATCCACTACCGCGGCTGCATCAAGGACAGCATCACGGTCTGCGACTGGGTCTTCCCGATCATGACCAGCGGCCGCAAGGACCGCGACTACACCGGCGACATCTCCGTGGAGTACAAGCTCTTCGAACTGGTCACCGGGCACAGGATGACCCAGAAGACCCTGGACGACCGTGCGGCCCGCATCTGGGTCCTGCACCGGCTGCTGACCGCCATGGAATGGGGCGACGGCCGCAAGGTCAACCTGCGCGAGGAGCACGACCAGTTGCCCGACCACTTCTTCGCGCCCGTGGAATCGCGCCTGCTGCCGAGCTATCCCCCGGCCGACCCGCCGCATCCCCCGCTGGTCCGGGAGAACTTCGAGGCCGTCAAGGACGAGTACTACAAGCTCATGGAGTGGGATGGAAAGACCGGCATGCCCACCCGGCGCCTGATGAAGCGGCTGGGCATGGACAAGGAGCTGGCCCGGTTCGAGGAGGAGGCCTTCGCCCTGCCGGCATAA
- a CDS encoding sensor histidine kinase has translation MQSLKIKVLLVVVAFVLFMLLTMAMYWWNIVAFRERLIIMDEFHDVVSDILETRRYEKNFMFYPEPGSLGEALVYLDRAEHTVALLKPQIVEILGRGTYDGVLDDITVYRRLLHALANGDTTVADSTRQHGTRLVEAAQALLQKKRQTIHDALNRILYMPLAASSLILILIAAVYIWQARKMLGRLNYVQRAADGVAKGDYEAIQHLTSEDPISVMMRSAFQSMAAQLDERQEQLIEARKLVSIGTLTSGIAHELNNPLNNVSLTADTLLEELDDLPEEEVRELLGDIINETGRASEVVRNLLDFSREEERPLTRLSMTNVVRQTLKLVGNQLSLNGTKVEADLPDGLPDVRGDMHYLQQVFVNLFLNADQAMDKGGTLRVTARTDGDRLCVDVADTGCGMDKDTLSRIFDPFFTTKPVGKGTGLGLSIIYGILKKHGGAIDVHSEEGEGTTFTVCLPVLADGEEA, from the coding sequence ATGCAGTCATTGAAGATCAAGGTCCTTCTGGTGGTCGTCGCCTTCGTCCTGTTCATGCTCCTGACCATGGCCATGTACTGGTGGAACATCGTGGCCTTCCGCGAGCGGCTGATCATCATGGACGAGTTCCACGACGTGGTCTCCGACATCCTGGAGACCCGGCGCTACGAGAAGAACTTCATGTTCTACCCCGAGCCGGGCAGCCTGGGCGAGGCCCTGGTCTACCTGGACCGCGCCGAGCACACCGTGGCCCTGCTCAAGCCCCAGATCGTCGAGATTCTGGGCCGGGGGACCTATGACGGCGTGCTCGACGACATCACCGTGTACCGCAGGCTGCTGCACGCCCTGGCCAACGGCGACACGACCGTGGCCGACAGCACCCGGCAACACGGCACCCGGCTGGTGGAGGCGGCCCAGGCCCTGCTCCAGAAGAAGCGGCAGACCATCCACGATGCCCTGAACCGCATCCTGTACATGCCCCTGGCGGCCAGTTCCCTGATCCTCATCCTGATCGCCGCGGTCTACATCTGGCAGGCGCGCAAGATGCTCGGGCGGCTCAACTACGTGCAGCGGGCCGCCGACGGCGTGGCCAAGGGCGACTACGAGGCCATCCAGCACCTGACCAGCGAGGACCCCATCTCGGTGATGATGCGCTCGGCCTTCCAGTCCATGGCCGCCCAGCTCGACGAGCGCCAGGAGCAGCTCATCGAGGCCCGCAAGCTGGTCTCCATCGGCACCCTGACCTCGGGCATCGCCCACGAGCTGAACAACCCGCTGAACAACGTCTCCCTGACCGCCGACACCCTGCTCGAAGAGCTCGACGACCTGCCCGAGGAGGAGGTCCGGGAGCTGCTCGGCGACATCATCAACGAGACCGGCCGGGCCTCCGAGGTGGTCCGCAACCTGCTCGATTTCTCGCGCGAGGAGGAGCGTCCCCTGACCCGGCTGTCCATGACCAACGTGGTCCGTCAGACCCTCAAGCTGGTGGGCAACCAGCTCTCCCTGAACGGCACCAAGGTGGAGGCGGATCTGCCCGACGGCCTGCCCGACGTCCGGGGCGACATGCACTATCTGCAACAGGTCTTCGTCAACCTCTTCCTCAACGCGGACCAGGCCATGGACAAGGGCGGCACCCTCCGGGTCACGGCCCGGACCGACGGCGACCGCCTGTGCGTGGACGTGGCCGACACCGGCTGCGGCATGGACAAGGACACCCTGAGCCGCATCTTCGATCCCTTCTTCACCACCAAGCCGGTGGGCAAGGGCACGGGGCTGGGCCTGTCCATCATCTACGGCATCCTCAAGAAGCACGGCGGGGCCATCGACGTGCACAGCGAAGAGGGCGAGGGCACGACCTTCACGGTCTGCCTGCCCGTGCTGGCCGATGGGGAGGAGGCGTGA